In Gordonia iterans, the following proteins share a genomic window:
- a CDS encoding DUF222 domain-containing protein, which produces MTVNGISYNDDTAGFDPDTLIAGLSPAELLAVQTAAEKRLSAEATALLAAESDDGLLGLLDAREQAHRRAEVFDAALYVEISTSSIHRISDRGVYRRAGHISAHQLYAHGARLGVGEARRRRVTAEGIGAMGALTGERLEPRLTATAAAVADGDAGGAHVAAVAEIMDKLPSAVTHDQRVKAEGMLADAARRLDPAAVTVVGNRILAWLDPDGTLADDHDRARRRTFNLQPQNRQLMSKVRALLTPVLRAKLEVVLHQWATAGMNNTDDPDSPRGAADQPGLDPAVLAAAAERDTRTLGQRQHDALEALCDWALALAGQPAPTRIPSQVVVTVTDEDLARQAGIGWTATGTRIPVSDLVQFAADTIPYLAVFSKATGKLRHACSGPRMPDWTDDGQTDPSTPLRTGIDRLGGACGRHNRMNGKTAGHWESTVLTFGPDAGHVGWRPVGRGTRWQSNIMFHPERLAPDPGHSHPTTAAGPDHPGPPDDTRPLGDPGPPEDLGPPEEKDLDRDDDRSTPTIIVRYRPSPIRVIAPVDPPSGAEQILARLFTRAA; this is translated from the coding sequence GTGACCGTCAACGGCATCTCCTACAACGACGACACCGCTGGTTTCGACCCCGACACGCTGATCGCCGGCCTGTCGCCCGCAGAACTGCTGGCGGTGCAGACCGCCGCAGAGAAGCGGTTGAGCGCCGAGGCGACCGCACTGTTGGCCGCCGAGTCCGACGACGGTCTGTTGGGTCTGCTCGACGCCCGTGAACAGGCCCACCGCCGGGCGGAGGTGTTCGACGCTGCGCTGTATGTCGAAATCTCGACAAGCTCGATCCACCGAATCTCCGACCGTGGCGTGTACCGGCGTGCCGGGCACATCTCGGCCCACCAGCTCTACGCCCACGGTGCTCGTCTCGGTGTGGGTGAGGCCCGCCGCCGCCGGGTCACCGCCGAAGGCATCGGTGCGATGGGCGCGTTGACCGGTGAACGCCTCGAACCTCGCCTGACGGCGACCGCGGCCGCCGTCGCGGACGGGGACGCCGGCGGCGCCCACGTCGCCGCCGTGGCCGAGATCATGGACAAGCTCCCGTCGGCGGTCACTCACGATCAGCGGGTCAAAGCCGAAGGCATGCTCGCTGATGCGGCGCGGCGTCTGGACCCTGCCGCGGTCACCGTGGTCGGTAACCGGATCCTGGCGTGGCTCGACCCCGACGGGACTCTGGCCGACGACCACGACCGGGCCCGGCGGCGCACGTTCAACCTGCAACCGCAGAACCGGCAGTTGATGAGCAAAGTGCGGGCGCTGCTCACCCCGGTGCTGCGCGCGAAGTTGGAGGTGGTCTTGCATCAGTGGGCCACCGCGGGGATGAACAATACCGATGACCCGGATTCCCCGCGTGGGGCGGCCGATCAACCCGGCCTCGACCCGGCGGTCCTGGCGGCCGCCGCCGAGCGGGATACACGGACGCTCGGGCAGCGTCAGCACGACGCCCTCGAAGCGTTGTGCGACTGGGCCCTCGCGCTGGCCGGGCAACCCGCACCCACCCGGATCCCCTCACAAGTCGTGGTCACCGTGACCGATGAGGATCTGGCGCGTCAGGCCGGGATCGGCTGGACCGCCACCGGCACCCGCATCCCGGTGTCTGATCTGGTGCAGTTCGCCGCCGACACCATCCCGTATCTCGCGGTGTTCTCCAAGGCCACCGGCAAGCTCCGCCACGCATGCTCAGGCCCACGCATGCCCGACTGGACCGACGACGGCCAGACCGACCCTTCGACTCCGCTCAGGACAGGTATCGACCGCTTGGGTGGGGCGTGCGGACGGCACAACCGGATGAACGGCAAGACTGCCGGGCATTGGGAGTCGACGGTCCTCACCTTCGGTCCCGACGCCGGACACGTCGGGTGGCGGCCCGTCGGACGCGGCACCCGGTGGCAGAGCAACATCATGTTCCACCCCGAACGCCTGGCACCCGACCCCGGGCACAGCCACCCGACCACGGCAGCCGGACCAGACCACCCCGGACCACCCGACGACACCCGGCCACTCGGCGACCCCGGACCACCCGAGGATCTCGGGCCGCCCGAGGAGAAGGACCTGGACCGGGACGACGATCGATCGACTCCGACGATCATCGTCCGCTACCGGCCGTCCCCGATCCGGGTGATCGCCCCGGTCGACCCGCCCTCGGGAGCCGAACAGATCCTCGCCCGACTCTTCACCCGGGCGGCCTGA
- a CDS encoding SGNH/GDSL hydrolase family protein, producing the protein MARRPGGSSAVFVLMAVVAVVMASIAVVVALGASPGERSSPGEGASSGERSSPGEGASSGERSSPVEHRRNPHVHLGDSYASGTGVTPLIADSPFFCQRSQQNFGQLVAARKGWALTDVSCSGATTGDLHSSQYDGVGPQLDALGPGTEVVTLSLGGNDSDLYTTLIGTCASMGRDRPDTPSPCRAEMGHRVAEILAGTQTDLTEGLRAIAERAPEARVFVVGYPWILPAQQGCYDEIPIAAGDVPFVHGTQARLNDVLRRSAEAAGAHYVDVSAESRGHDACAGPAQRWVEPMTVSGPASLHPNLAGQRALADAVLAALRSR; encoded by the coding sequence GTGGCTCGCCGCCCGGGTGGATCGTCGGCCGTCTTCGTGCTGATGGCGGTAGTCGCCGTCGTCATGGCGTCGATCGCCGTGGTCGTGGCGCTGGGGGCGTCGCCGGGGGAACGGTCGTCGCCGGGGGAGGGGGCTTCGTCGGGGGAGCGGTCGTCGCCGGGGGAGGGGGCTTCGTCGGGGGAGCGGTCGTCGCCGGTTGAGCACCGTCGAAACCCCCACGTCCACCTCGGCGACAGCTATGCCTCCGGCACCGGGGTGACGCCGCTGATCGCCGATTCGCCGTTCTTCTGCCAGCGCTCGCAGCAGAACTTCGGGCAGCTGGTCGCGGCTCGGAAGGGCTGGGCGCTCACGGACGTGTCCTGCTCCGGCGCGACCACCGGAGACCTGCATTCTTCCCAGTACGACGGCGTCGGACCGCAGCTGGACGCGTTGGGACCCGGGACCGAGGTCGTGACGCTGAGCCTCGGCGGCAACGATTCGGACCTCTATACGACGCTGATCGGGACCTGCGCGAGCATGGGTCGTGACCGGCCGGACACGCCGTCGCCCTGCCGCGCCGAGATGGGGCACCGGGTCGCCGAGATCCTCGCCGGGACGCAGACTGACCTGACCGAGGGGTTGCGCGCGATCGCTGAGCGCGCGCCGGAAGCTCGGGTCTTCGTCGTCGGCTATCCGTGGATCCTCCCTGCTCAGCAAGGCTGTTACGACGAGATTCCGATCGCCGCGGGCGACGTTCCGTTTGTGCATGGGACCCAGGCCCGCCTCAACGACGTGCTGCGGCGGTCGGCGGAAGCTGCTGGTGCGCACTACGTGGACGTGTCGGCGGAGTCCCGGGGTCACGACGCCTGCGCGGGCCCGGCGCAGCGGTGGGTGGAGCCGATGACGGTGTCGGGTCCGGCGTCCCTGCACCCGAACCTCGCGGGCCAACGCGCGCTCGCCGACGCCGTCCTTGCCGCCCTACGGAGTCGTTGA
- a CDS encoding DUF3093 domain-containing protein, whose product MSAAEPTDRGPDESGAGTEEGASHERLGESSDDAGIVEAEAEEAAARDDDAVTTELAEDGEDGSAGDSTTEDDPGETLFYEPGGSWALVVIGGGLIAAVAIMEILGPGRVHWPVLSIFFVIFVGFGWLQKAAAQRHVSVHLTETTLRQGAQTVKLADIAEVYPENRGREHAKWESALALGELPAVPRRRKGVGVRMKDGKLAQAWARDVDRFRSELTEAHLAVKMGLTPRKHSGDGADS is encoded by the coding sequence ATGAGTGCTGCCGAGCCGACGGACCGCGGCCCGGACGAGTCCGGAGCGGGCACCGAGGAGGGCGCTTCGCACGAGCGCCTCGGGGAGTCGTCCGACGACGCCGGCATCGTCGAAGCCGAGGCCGAGGAAGCGGCGGCGCGGGACGACGACGCGGTGACCACCGAACTCGCAGAGGACGGTGAGGACGGTTCGGCAGGGGACAGCACCACCGAGGATGATCCGGGGGAGACTCTCTTCTACGAGCCGGGGGGCAGCTGGGCGCTGGTCGTGATCGGCGGCGGCCTGATCGCCGCCGTGGCGATCATGGAGATCCTCGGCCCGGGACGCGTGCACTGGCCGGTGCTGAGCATCTTCTTCGTGATCTTCGTCGGATTCGGCTGGCTTCAGAAGGCCGCGGCGCAGCGGCACGTGTCCGTGCACCTGACCGAGACGACGCTCCGCCAGGGCGCACAGACGGTGAAGCTCGCCGACATCGCCGAGGTGTACCCGGAGAACCGCGGCCGCGAACACGCCAAGTGGGAGAGCGCGCTGGCCCTCGGCGAACTGCCTGCGGTGCCTCGTCGCCGCAAGGGCGTCGGTGTGCGCATGAAGGACGGCAAGCTGGCCCAGGCCTGGGCGCGCGACGTCGACCGATTCCGGTCCGAACTCACCGAGGCGCATCTCGCGGTGAAGATGGGCCTGACGCCCCGGAAGCACTCCGGCGACGGCGCGGACTCGTAG
- the hemB gene encoding porphobilinogen synthase, which yields MDHPSDRPRRLRTTPAMRRLVAQHRVHPAQLVLPMFVADGIDAPRPISSMPGVVNHTVDSLRAAADEAVAAGVGGLMLFGVPRPEDKDATGSCGARPDGILNRALTALREDLGDSTVLMADTCLDEFTDHGHCGVLDSAGRVDNDATVEHYRALAVSQARAGAHVVAPSGMMDGQVAAIREALDAEGFAEVSILAYTAKYASAFYGPFREAVGSSLQGDRRTYQQDPANRGEAVRELLADLDEGADMVMVKPAMSYLDIVRDVAEVSDRPVAAYQISGEYSMICAAAERGWIDREAALDEAVLSIVRAGASIVFTYAAVEMAGRLRATTL from the coding sequence ATGGATCACCCTTCGGACCGGCCGCGCCGGCTGCGGACCACACCTGCCATGCGCAGGCTGGTGGCACAACATCGCGTTCATCCCGCGCAGCTGGTGCTGCCGATGTTCGTCGCCGACGGCATCGACGCGCCGCGGCCGATCTCGTCGATGCCCGGCGTCGTCAACCACACCGTCGACAGCCTGCGTGCCGCCGCCGACGAGGCGGTGGCCGCGGGGGTCGGCGGTCTGATGCTGTTCGGCGTGCCGCGTCCGGAGGATAAGGACGCGACCGGATCGTGCGGGGCGCGCCCCGACGGAATCCTCAATCGCGCGCTCACCGCGCTGCGCGAGGATCTCGGCGATTCGACCGTGCTGATGGCCGACACCTGCCTGGACGAATTCACCGATCACGGGCACTGCGGCGTGCTCGACAGCGCAGGTCGCGTCGACAACGACGCCACCGTCGAGCACTACCGCGCGCTCGCGGTGTCCCAGGCGCGCGCCGGCGCGCACGTCGTGGCTCCCAGCGGGATGATGGACGGCCAGGTCGCCGCGATCCGCGAAGCCCTCGATGCCGAGGGCTTCGCCGAGGTCTCGATCCTGGCCTACACCGCCAAGTACGCGTCCGCGTTCTACGGCCCCTTCCGCGAAGCGGTCGGGTCGTCGCTTCAGGGGGACCGTCGTACTTATCAGCAGGATCCGGCCAACCGCGGAGAGGCCGTGCGCGAGCTGCTCGCCGACCTCGACGAGGGTGCCGACATGGTGATGGTGAAACCGGCCATGAGCTACCTGGACATCGTTCGCGACGTCGCCGAGGTGTCCGACCGCCCGGTGGCCGCGTACCAAATCAGCGGCGAGTATTCGATGATCTGCGCGGCCGCCGAGCGGGGCTGGATCGATCGCGAGGCCGCGCTGGACGAGGCCGTGCTCTCGATCGTCCGGGCGGGCGCCTCGATCGTCTTCACCTACGCCGCCGTCGAAATGGCCGGTCGCCTGCGGGCTACTACGCTGTAA
- a CDS encoding bifunctional uroporphyrinogen-III C-methyltransferase/uroporphyrinogen-III synthase: MSRTKNANPGRILFVGSGPGNPDLLTVRAKEVLVDATVAFVDPDVPPAVVELIGSAHVPPQAEKTRSSRKAAEAETADEETPEAPQVVHPALGDPAQVAKTIVAQAKNGVDVVRVVTGDPMTTDAVLAEITAVARTSVGFEILPGLPHSSVVPGFAGVPLGSGHTVADVRGEVDWAALAAAPGPLVLHATDGHLGEVAGALTEHGLAPQTPVAVTVNGTTCQQRTVEATLATLTEAAAGLAGALILTVGKLVEKRAKFSWWESRALYGWTVLVPRTKDQAADMSERLVGHGAIPREVPTIAVEPPRSPAQMERAVKGLVDGRYQWIVFTSTNAVRAVWEKFAEFGLDARAFSGVKIACVGEATAAKVRSFGVEPELVPSGEQSSLGLLEDFPPYDEIFDPVDRILLPRADIATETLSEGLRERGWEIDDVTAYRTVRAAPPPAETREMIKTGGFDAVCFTSSSTVRNLVGIAGKPHARTIVACIGPKTAETAIEFGLRVDVRPEVASIPALVDALAAHAAQLRAEGALPPPRKKSRRSRS; the protein is encoded by the coding sequence ATGAGCCGTACCAAGAATGCTAATCCGGGCCGGATTCTGTTCGTGGGGTCGGGTCCCGGAAACCCGGATCTGCTGACCGTGCGCGCCAAGGAAGTCCTGGTCGACGCGACGGTGGCCTTCGTCGATCCCGACGTCCCGCCGGCGGTCGTGGAGCTGATCGGGTCCGCTCACGTGCCGCCGCAGGCGGAGAAGACGCGCAGCAGCCGCAAGGCCGCCGAGGCCGAGACCGCCGACGAGGAGACGCCCGAGGCGCCCCAGGTGGTGCACCCGGCCCTCGGCGACCCGGCACAGGTCGCCAAGACCATCGTGGCCCAGGCCAAGAACGGCGTCGACGTGGTGCGCGTGGTGACCGGCGATCCGATGACCACCGACGCGGTGCTCGCCGAGATCACCGCTGTGGCTCGTACCTCCGTCGGCTTCGAGATCCTGCCCGGGCTGCCGCACTCGTCCGTGGTGCCCGGCTTCGCCGGTGTGCCGCTGGGGTCGGGTCACACGGTCGCCGACGTGCGCGGCGAGGTGGACTGGGCGGCGCTGGCCGCCGCTCCGGGCCCGCTGGTGCTGCACGCCACCGACGGTCACCTCGGCGAGGTCGCCGGGGCCCTCACCGAACACGGCCTGGCGCCCCAGACGCCGGTCGCCGTGACGGTCAACGGCACCACCTGTCAGCAGCGGACCGTCGAGGCGACGCTGGCGACGCTGACCGAGGCTGCGGCCGGACTCGCGGGCGCGCTGATCCTGACCGTCGGCAAGCTGGTCGAGAAGCGCGCCAAGTTCTCCTGGTGGGAGTCGCGCGCGCTGTACGGCTGGACCGTGCTGGTGCCGCGCACCAAGGATCAAGCCGCCGACATGAGCGAGCGTCTGGTGGGCCACGGCGCCATCCCGCGCGAGGTGCCGACCATCGCCGTCGAACCGCCGCGCAGCCCGGCCCAGATGGAGCGCGCGGTCAAGGGGCTGGTCGACGGCCGCTACCAGTGGATCGTGTTCACCTCCACCAACGCCGTGCGCGCCGTCTGGGAGAAGTTCGCCGAGTTCGGCCTGGACGCACGCGCGTTCTCCGGAGTGAAGATCGCCTGCGTCGGCGAGGCCACCGCGGCCAAGGTCCGGTCGTTCGGCGTGGAGCCGGAGCTGGTGCCGTCGGGCGAGCAGTCGTCCCTCGGCTTGCTCGAGGACTTTCCGCCGTACGACGAGATCTTCGACCCGGTGGATCGCATCCTGCTGCCCCGCGCCGACATCGCCACCGAGACCCTGTCCGAGGGCCTGCGCGAGCGCGGCTGGGAGATCGACGACGTCACCGCCTACCGCACCGTGCGCGCGGCCCCGCCGCCCGCCGAGACCCGCGAGATGATCAAGACCGGCGGCTTCGACGCCGTCTGCTTCACCTCCAGCTCGACGGTCCGGAACCTGGTCGGCATCGCCGGCAAGCCGCATGCGCGCACCATCGTCGCATGCATCGGTCCGAAGACCGCCGAGACCGCGATTGAGTTCGGTCTCCGGGTGGACGTGCGTCCCGAGGTGGCCTCCATTCCGGCGCTGGTCGACGCGCTCGCTGCCCATGCCGCGCAACTGCGGGCCGAGGGGGCCCTGCCCCCGCCGCGCAAGAAGTCCCGGCGGTCGCGCTCGTAG